One Gordonia mangrovi genomic region harbors:
- a CDS encoding NAD(P)/FAD-dependent oxidoreductase, with protein sequence MNSRTQPDVNGTRHRVVIIGSGFGGLTAARQLAKADVDVTVIARTTHHLFQPLLYQVATGVISEGQIAPPLRVILREQDNVRVVLGDVESIDIDGHTVTSRLLERVTTTAYDSLIVAAGADQSYFGNDRFAEFAPGLKTIDDALELRGRILGAFEQAELSTDPAERERLLTFVVIGAGATGVEMAGQIAEMATRTLRGAFRNIDSADARVILLDAAPTVLPPYGGKLSTRATDRLARNGVDIQLGAMVVDMDYHGLVVTDADGTRRRIESQCKVWSAGVAASPLGRQLAEQSGVDLDRAGRVKVGADLTLPGHPEVFVVGDMMAVDGVPGMAQGAIQGAKYAASAIKDGLKGTSPAARKPFSYWDKGSMATIARFSAVAKIPVPGTSRHIELAGFLAWIGWLVLHLVYLVGFRNRFTTVVDWFFAFTSRSRTQLAVTEQQVFARNAIEELEERTRLDDAA encoded by the coding sequence ATGAATTCCCGCACGCAACCCGACGTGAACGGCACCCGCCATCGGGTCGTCATCATCGGGTCCGGTTTCGGCGGACTGACCGCCGCACGACAACTGGCGAAGGCCGATGTCGACGTGACGGTGATCGCCCGCACGACACACCATCTGTTCCAACCGCTGCTCTATCAGGTGGCCACCGGCGTCATCTCCGAGGGCCAGATCGCTCCCCCGCTGCGGGTAATCCTGCGTGAGCAGGACAACGTCCGCGTCGTTCTCGGCGATGTGGAGTCCATCGACATCGACGGTCACACGGTGACCAGCCGGCTACTCGAACGTGTCACCACCACGGCCTACGACAGCCTCATCGTGGCCGCAGGTGCCGATCAGTCCTACTTCGGCAACGACCGGTTCGCCGAGTTCGCCCCGGGCCTCAAGACCATCGATGACGCACTCGAGTTGCGCGGCCGCATTCTCGGCGCGTTCGAACAGGCCGAACTGTCCACCGACCCGGCCGAGCGAGAACGCCTGCTCACCTTCGTGGTGATCGGTGCCGGTGCCACCGGGGTGGAGATGGCCGGACAGATCGCCGAGATGGCCACTCGGACACTGCGTGGCGCGTTCCGCAACATCGACTCGGCCGATGCCCGGGTGATCCTGCTCGACGCCGCGCCCACCGTGCTGCCACCCTACGGCGGAAAGCTCAGCACGCGGGCCACGGATCGGCTGGCACGCAACGGCGTCGACATCCAGTTGGGTGCGATGGTCGTCGACATGGACTACCACGGTCTGGTGGTCACCGACGCCGACGGCACGCGTCGACGCATCGAGAGCCAGTGCAAGGTGTGGTCGGCCGGTGTGGCGGCCAGCCCACTGGGACGCCAGTTGGCCGAGCAGAGCGGTGTCGACCTCGATCGTGCCGGCCGGGTGAAGGTGGGTGCCGACCTGACGTTGCCCGGTCATCCCGAGGTCTTCGTCGTCGGCGACATGATGGCCGTCGACGGCGTCCCGGGTATGGCTCAGGGCGCGATCCAGGGCGCCAAGTACGCGGCGTCGGCGATCAAGGACGGCCTCAAGGGCACATCACCCGCGGCGCGGAAACCGTTCTCGTACTGGGACAAGGGCTCGATGGCGACGATCGCCCGCTTCAGTGCGGTCGCGAAGATCCCCGTCCCCGGCACCTCACGCCACATCGAGCTGGCCGGATTCCTGGCCTGGATCGGATGGCTGGTGCTGCACCTGGTCTACCTCGTCGGTTTCCGTAACCGGTTCACCACAGTCGTCGACTGGTTCTTCGCGTTCACCAGCCGCAGCCGCACCCAATTGGCGGTCACCGAACAGCAGGTGTTCGCGCGCAACGCGATCGAAGAACTCGAGGAACGCACCCGACTCGACGACGCCGCCTGA
- a CDS encoding LacI family DNA-binding transcriptional regulator — protein sequence MTRLIGVVFGATSPFEADLIDRMYISADAAGYRLALGLHTSSRDRPRAVADLAEQGCAAVIVIGAEYDDRFDVAVPIVVVGERLPHLTAVTVGTDEWRGAQMAVQHLIDLGHTSIAHVEGGDHPCASERLRGYLGAMAAAGYRDECRTLVGDYTEEAGALAAERLLAEGDLPTAVFLANDRMAIGFIDVMRHSGIRIPEDMSVVGYDDGPHAVLGHLNLTTVRQDVPGLAAAAVDAVKSLVGDSTDHPDTGGCGFYGARALEPELMVRATTAPPVDALTGSSQPGLLRWGLLADDCDDNLVHELGTPGVLTGPIEVVASSSTAVAWEIADRLGIMVSYGIYEDLIDDPEIDAIFIALPPDARDTWAHKAREAGKVVRTRDSR from the coding sequence ATGACGCGGCTGATCGGGGTGGTGTTCGGAGCGACGAGCCCGTTCGAAGCGGATCTGATCGATCGCATGTACATATCCGCCGACGCGGCCGGATATCGACTCGCGCTCGGTCTGCACACATCGTCACGCGACCGACCACGCGCGGTCGCCGATCTCGCCGAGCAGGGGTGTGCGGCCGTGATCGTGATCGGTGCGGAATACGACGACCGGTTCGACGTGGCGGTCCCGATCGTCGTCGTCGGCGAACGACTACCACACCTGACCGCCGTCACGGTGGGAACCGACGAGTGGCGCGGCGCGCAAATGGCGGTACAGCATCTCATCGACCTCGGGCACACCTCGATCGCGCACGTCGAAGGTGGCGATCACCCGTGCGCCTCGGAGCGGCTGCGCGGTTATCTCGGCGCGATGGCAGCGGCCGGGTACCGCGACGAATGCCGAACCCTGGTCGGCGATTACACCGAAGAAGCGGGTGCGTTGGCCGCCGAACGGCTCCTCGCCGAGGGCGATCTGCCCACCGCGGTGTTCCTGGCCAACGACCGGATGGCAATCGGCTTCATCGACGTCATGCGGCACAGCGGCATCCGGATACCAGAGGACATGTCGGTCGTCGGCTATGACGACGGGCCGCACGCAGTACTCGGACATCTCAATCTCACCACCGTCCGCCAGGACGTACCCGGCCTCGCCGCGGCGGCGGTGGACGCTGTCAAGTCGCTGGTCGGGGATTCGACTGACCACCCGGACACCGGTGGGTGTGGCTTCTACGGCGCCCGGGCGCTCGAGCCCGAACTGATGGTGCGTGCCACGACCGCCCCGCCCGTCGACGCGCTGACCGGCTCGTCGCAGCCGGGCCTGCTCCGCTGGGGACTGCTCGCCGACGACTGCGACGACAATCTGGTGCACGAACTCGGCACACCCGGCGTGCTGACGGGACCCATCGAAGTGGTGGCGAGTTCGTCGACGGCGGTGGCCTGGGAGATCGCCGACCGGCTCGGCATCATGGTCAGCTACGGCATCTACGAAGACCTCATCGACGATCCGGAGATCGACGCCATCTTCATCGCACTGCCTCCCGACGCCCGCGACACCTGGGCCCACAAGGCCCGCGAAGCCGGCAAAGTGGTCCGCACGCGCGACTCTCGGTGA
- a CDS encoding ATP-binding cassette domain-containing protein encodes MSSAIETRSDSDSSGGKVPLIEFRDIGKSYGAIIALKGINLRVHSGEVTCVLGDNGAGKSTLIKIMAGLHQQTEGDLLIDGEQTHLESPKHALARGIATVYQDLAVVGLMPVWRNFFLGQELRKGPFRMLDIPSMRATTKEELYKMGIDLPDVDAPIGSLSGGQRQCVAISRAIYFGARVLILDEPTAALGVKQSGTVLRYISAARDQGFGVVFITHNPHHAHMVGDHFVLLNRGRQKLDCTYDEITLEELTQQMAGGDELDSLSHELRR; translated from the coding sequence ATGAGTTCAGCCATCGAAACCCGGTCCGACTCGGACTCCAGCGGCGGCAAGGTGCCGCTCATCGAGTTCCGGGACATCGGCAAGTCCTACGGCGCGATCATCGCGTTGAAGGGCATCAACCTGCGCGTGCACTCCGGTGAGGTGACCTGCGTGCTCGGCGACAACGGCGCCGGCAAGTCCACCCTGATCAAGATCATGGCCGGCCTGCACCAGCAGACCGAGGGTGACCTGCTCATCGACGGCGAGCAAACCCATCTGGAGTCGCCGAAACACGCACTGGCGCGCGGGATTGCGACGGTCTACCAGGATCTCGCGGTGGTCGGACTGATGCCGGTGTGGCGCAACTTCTTCCTCGGCCAGGAGTTGCGCAAGGGGCCCTTCCGGATGCTCGACATCCCGTCGATGCGGGCCACCACGAAAGAAGAGCTCTACAAGATGGGCATCGACCTGCCCGACGTGGACGCACCGATCGGCTCGCTCTCGGGCGGTCAGCGTCAATGTGTGGCCATCTCGCGGGCCATCTACTTCGGTGCGCGGGTGCTGATCCTCGACGAGCCGACCGCCGCGCTTGGTGTCAAGCAGTCGGGTACCGTACTGCGCTACATCTCGGCCGCGCGGGATCAGGGCTTCGGCGTCGTGTTCATCACGCACAACCCGCATCACGCGCACATGGTGGGCGACCACTTCGTACTGCTCAACCGCGGTCGCCAGAAGCTGGACTGCACCTACGACGAGATCACCCTCGAGGAGTTGACCCAGCAGATGGCGGGTGGCGACGAACTCGACTCGCTGAGCCACGAGTTGCGGCGCTGA
- a CDS encoding ABC transporter permease, protein MSTQADLDLSTHKPVTDERVKRQKPLQRLLLRPEIGALFGAIAIFIFFLIVAPPFRTPEALATVLYASSTIGIMACGVAVLMIGGEFDLSTGVAVTFSSLAASMLAYNLHLNVWLGAFLALILALAVGFFNGFLVMKTKIPSFLITLSTFLMLTGINLAVTKLVTGQVATPSISDMQGFDSAHKVFASSFTLFGVSVRMTVVWWIVFTLVATWVLMRTRVGNWVFAVGGNQDSARAVGVPVTRVKIGMFMFVGFCAWFVGMHLLFAFDTVQSGQGVGNEFFYIIAAVVGGCLLTGGYGTAVGAAIGAFIFGMVNQGIVYAGWNPDWFKFFMGAMLLFAVIANNSFRNYAAKR, encoded by the coding sequence CACAAACCCGTCACCGATGAACGGGTGAAACGTCAAAAGCCCCTGCAGCGGCTGCTGCTGCGGCCGGAGATCGGTGCGCTGTTCGGCGCGATCGCCATCTTCATCTTCTTCCTCATCGTCGCGCCGCCGTTCCGAACGCCGGAGGCACTCGCGACGGTGCTGTACGCGAGTTCGACGATCGGCATCATGGCCTGCGGGGTCGCGGTGCTGATGATCGGAGGTGAATTCGACCTCTCCACCGGTGTCGCGGTGACGTTCTCGTCGTTGGCCGCGTCGATGCTGGCCTACAACCTGCATCTCAACGTCTGGCTCGGGGCGTTCCTCGCGCTGATCCTGGCGCTGGCCGTCGGCTTCTTCAACGGCTTCCTGGTGATGAAGACGAAGATCCCCTCGTTCCTGATCACATTGTCGACGTTCCTGATGCTCACCGGTATCAATCTGGCGGTCACCAAGCTGGTGACCGGCCAGGTGGCGACCCCGTCGATCTCCGACATGCAGGGCTTCGACTCCGCGCACAAGGTGTTCGCCTCGTCGTTCACCCTCTTCGGAGTGTCGGTGCGGATGACCGTCGTGTGGTGGATCGTGTTCACCCTGGTCGCAACGTGGGTGTTGATGCGCACCCGCGTGGGCAACTGGGTCTTCGCGGTCGGCGGCAACCAGGACTCGGCACGTGCCGTGGGTGTGCCGGTCACCCGCGTCAAGATCGGCATGTTCATGTTCGTCGGCTTCTGTGCCTGGTTCGTCGGCATGCACCTGCTGTTTGCCTTCGACACGGTGCAGTCGGGTCAGGGCGTGGGCAACGAGTTCTTCTACATCATCGCCGCGGTCGTCGGCGGCTGCCTGCTCACCGGCGGATACGGCACCGCGGTCGGCGCGGCGATCGGTGCCTTCATCTTCGGCATGGTCAACCAGGGCATCGTCTACGCCGGCTGGAACCCCGACTGGTTCAAGTTCTTCATGGGCGCGATGCTGCTCTTCGCGGTGATCGCCAACAACAGTTTCCGCAACTACGCGGCGAAGAGGTGA